In a genomic window of Shouchella clausii:
- a CDS encoding TetR/AcrR family transcriptional regulator, with protein sequence MYDNILDVAEKLFMQQGYQATSTRQIADTLGITQPNLYYYFKKKEEIYYHVMLRLATEVSANLERMSSNNEQSFEEKIRNMVYYLQQRHPFNLFMMLHDIQHTLSPDIADKLFVLWTTSYKKPFIELLKGSKLHLRSTIDPEFAVSQLFISISSYFHAPQKEGQIDRAIDLFLYGIWDESN encoded by the coding sequence ATGTATGATAACATTTTAGATGTGGCTGAAAAATTATTTATGCAACAAGGCTATCAGGCTACATCGACGAGACAAATTGCCGATACTTTAGGGATTACTCAGCCCAACTTATACTACTATTTCAAGAAAAAAGAAGAAATTTATTACCATGTCATGCTCCGCTTGGCCACAGAGGTATCTGCAAATTTAGAACGTATGTCTTCAAATAATGAACAGTCTTTTGAAGAGAAAATACGAAATATGGTTTATTATTTGCAGCAACGCCATCCCTTTAATTTGTTTATGATGTTGCATGATATCCAACATACGTTATCGCCAGACATTGCAGACAAATTATTTGTCCTTTGGACCACGTCCTATAAAAAACCGTTTATTGAGCTGCTAAAAGGCAGTAAATTGCATCTAAGAAGCACAATTGATCCAGAATTTGCGGTAAGTCAATTGTTTATCTCGATTTCTTCTTACTTTCATGCCCCGCAGAAAGAGGGGCAAATCGACCGTGCCATTGATCTGTTTTTATATGGAATATGGGATGAAAGTAATTAA